One Coffea arabica cultivar ET-39 chromosome 5e, Coffea Arabica ET-39 HiFi, whole genome shotgun sequence DNA segment encodes these proteins:
- the LOC113688471 gene encoding indole-3-acetic acid-amido synthetase GH3.6-like — MPEAPKISSTNHQESCLDDKNQQVLQFIEDVTSNAKEVQRRVLNEILSRNAGVEYLQRHGFNGQIDYETFKSTFPVVTYDDLKPDVDRIANGDTSPILCSQPISECLTSSGTSGGERKLMPTIEEELGRRSLLYSLLMPVMNQFVLDLDKGKGMYFLFVKSEAKTPGGLLARPVLTSYYKSSHFRDRPYDPYASYTSPNEAILCSDSYQSMYSQMLCGLCQKDEVLRVGAVFASGFIRAIRFLQNHWPLLCNDIRTGTLNPEIIDPSVREAVVKILKPNPQLAEVLEIECRKESWKGIIPRIWPNTKYIDVIVTGTMSQYIDTLNFYGNNLPLVCTMYASSECYFGVNLNPLCMPSEVVYTLIPTMAYFEFLPVTSEYEPVPLNPNKHHKLVDLVDVQLGQDYELVITTYAGLYRYHVGDILRVAGFKNKAPQFTFICRKNVALSIDSDKTDEVELHNAVTKAANSHLLQFDASLIEYTSYADTSTIPGHYVLYWEIGFNSAKSIPESVFEDCCLTVEESLNSVYRQGRVSDNSIGPLEIKVVKNGTFDKVMDFAISNGASINQYKAPRCVKYAPIVEILNSGAVSNYFSPKCPKWSPGHKQWCTN, encoded by the exons ATGCCAGAGGCACCTAAGATATCATCAACTAACCATCAGGAGAGTTGTCTTGATGATAAGAATCAACAGGTTCTTCAATTCATCGAAGATGTTACTAGCAATGCAAAAGAAGTTCAAAGAAGAGTTCTTAATGAAATTCTTTCGCGTAATGCTGGAGTTGAGTATCTGCAAAGGCATGGCTTCAATGGACAGATTGACTATGAAACATTCAAGAGCACCTTCCCAGTTGTCACGTATGATGATCTTAAACCAGATGTTGATCGTATAGCCAATGGTGATACTTCCCCCATACTTTGTTCTCAGCCCATCTCAGAGTGCCTAACAAG CTCTGGCACGTCCGGGGGAGAAAGAAAATTGATGCCAACAATTGAAGAAGAGCTAGGAAGGAGGTCATTGCTGTACAGCCTTCTGATGCCTGTGATGAACCAGTTTGTTCTTGATTTGGATAAGGGCAAGGGGATGTACTTCTTGTTTGTCAAATCAGAAGCTAAGACACCAGGTGGTCTTCTGGCACGTCCAGTTTTAACTAGTTACTACAAAAGTTCACACTTTAGGGACAGACCTTATGATCCTTACGCCAGTTACACTAGCCCAAATGAAGCAATTCTTTGCTCAGATTCTTATCAAAGCATGTACTCTCAAATGCTTTGTGGGCTGTGTCAAAAGGATGAAGTTCTTCGTGTTGGAGCTGTCTTCGCTTCTGGTTTCATCAGGGCTATTCGATTTCTCCAAAATCACTGGCCTCTTCTTTGCAATGATATTCGTACTGGAACTCTAAACCCTGAAATAATTGATCCCTCAGTGAGAGAAGCTGTTGTGAAAATTCTTAAACCAAATCCACAACTGGCAGAAGTTTTAGAGATTGAATGTAGAAAGGAGTCATGGAAAGGCATCATTCCAAGAATATGGCCTAACACAAAATACATAGATGTTATTGTCACTGGTACCATGTCTCAGTATATTGATACGCTCAATTTCTATGGCAACAATCTCCCATTGGTTTGTACCATGTATGCTTCTTCAGAGTGTTACTTTGGAGTCAACCTTAACCCTCTTTGCATGCCAAGTGAGGTTGTTTACACTCTTATTCCTACCATGGCCTATTTTGAGTTCCTGCCTGTGACCTCAGAATATGAACCTGTGCCTCTCAACCCTAACAAGCACCATAAACTAGTTGATCTTGTTGATGTGCAGCTTGGACAGGACTATGAGCTTGTCATAACTACTTATGCAG GGCTCTATCGATATCATGTAGGGGACATTCTTCGAGTTGCTGGATTCAAGAACAAGGCACCTCAATTTACCTTCATATGCAGAAAGAATGTTGCTCTTAGCATTGATTCAGATAAAACAGACGAGGTCGAGCTCCATAATGCTGTCACAAAAGCTGCTAATAGCCATCTCTTGCAATTTGATGCATCTCTTATAGAGTACACAAGCTATGCAGACACATCCACTATTCCAGGACATTACGTTTTATATTGGGAAATAGGCTTCAACAGTGCGAAGTCAATTCCTGAATCAGTTTTTGAAGATTGTTGCCTGACAGTTGAGGAATCACTAAACAGTGTGTATCGTCAGGGACGAGTATCAGACAATTCCATTGGTCCATTGGAAATAAAGGTAGTAAAGAATGGAACTTTTGATAAAGTTATGGACTTTGCTATCAGCAATGGTGCATCAATTAATCAGTACAAGGCACCAAGATGTGTGAAATATGCCCCAATTGTTGAGATCTTGAACTCTGGAGCTGTTTCCAATTACTTCAGTCCAAAGTGTCCCAAGTGGTCTCCTGGTCACAAGCAATGGTGCACCaactaa
- the LOC113688475 gene encoding calcium-binding protein PBP1-like, which yields MAARKVNGFQDMLPMMADKLGGEGLIRELCNGFQLLMDKDKGLITFDSLKKNSALLGLQELRDDDLLSMLKEGDLDGDGALDQMEFCVLMFRLSPELMQESEAWLDQALQQEFRSTRGQ from the coding sequence ATGGCAGCAAGGAAGGTTAATGGGTTTCAAGATATGTTGCCAATGATGGCTGATAAGCTAGGAGGTGAGGGTCTGATAAGAGAGTTGTGTAACGGGTTCCAGCTATTGATGGATAAAGATAAAGGGTTGATCACATTCGACAGTCTGAAGAAGAATTCTGCACTTCTGGGATTGCAAGAATTGAGGGATGACGATCTTTTGAGCATGCTTAAAGAAGGCGATCTTGATGGAGATGGAGCGCTTGATCAGATGGAATTTTGTGTGCTTATGTTCAGACTTAGCCCTGAGTTGATGCAAGAATCTGAGGCTTGGCTTGATCAGGCTCTTCAACAAGAGTTCAGGAGTACCCGTGGACAATGA
- the LOC140007068 gene encoding uncharacterized protein, with protein MANTQTLRELAAPELTHQPLCITFPTLAENTAFELKSGLIHLLPSFHGLSGEEPHKHVKEFEVVCSSMKPPGVTEEQIRLRAFPFSLKDAAKDWLYYLPAGSITTWAQLKKKFLEKFFPASRAASLRKEICSIKQYPGESLYDYWERFNKLCTRCPQHQISEQLLIQYFYEELQTSDRSIIDAASGGALANKTPREAWLLIEAMAENSQQFGFRESNPPRRVNEVETSSLQQQLSELTSVVRQLAMRDAPRAKVCGICTSMDHCTDSCPILQEDGAKQVNMAGGVPAPRRQYDPYSNTYNPGWRDHPNLSYGNRQQNAFPNRPPGFHQPWQPKSLPSSSNSGSSLEDLVKNLATTTTNLATTTTQLQQEIRSLAANTAQLQQDTKADKKDQDVRISQLATAINRLESHVYGKLPSQPEVNPRNVPKYAKFLKDLCVNKRKLRGDERVMVGENVSAVLQRKLPPKCGDPGPLKETGIIIQLADRTCAYPDGIVEDVLVQVDGLIFPADFYVLYMDDRSAPNPSPIILGIPFLSTAQTKIDVSKEFSKFAYRGKFKVAANKSYRMKAIHETSPLCFGRAFAAHLAPPSPPLAIAVRRHWRPCLARPASPRYPDLQETVHEHNTQLSRIDGRLTALQVFARIQAENQAAFYAHIGFQPPHPPSP; from the exons ATGGCCAACACCCAAACATTGAGGGAGCTGGCTGCCCCGGAGCTGACTCACCAGCCCTTATGCATCACATTCCCCACTTTGGCTGAGAATACTGCTTTCGAACTCAAGTCGGGGTTGATTCACCTCCTACCTTCTTTCCATGGCCTCTCTGGCGAAGAACCCCACAAGCACGTCAAGGAGTTTGAGGTAGTTTGCTCTAGCATGAAACCTCCTGGGGTGACTGAGGAGCAGATAAGACTTAGAGCTTTCCCCTTCTCTCTCAAGGATGCAGCAAAAGATTGGTTATACTACCTACCAGCGGGTAGTATTACCACATGGGCACAGTTAAAAAAgaagtttttggaaaaattcttccCTGCATCCCGGGCTGCGAGTTTGAGAAAGGAAATCTGTAGCATTAAACAGTATCCCGGGGAATCCTTGTATGATTATTGGGAAAGGTTTAATAAGTTGTGCACTAGATGCCCGCAAcatcaaattagtgaacaaCTGTTAATCCAATACTTTTATGAGGAACTACAGACGTCCGACAGGAGTATCATTGATGCAGCAAGTGGGGGAGCATTAGCAAACAAAACACCAAGGGAAGCATGGCTACTCATTGAAGCCATGGCAGAGAACTCCCAACAATTTGGCTTCCGTGAGAGCAACCCTCCCCGTAGAGTCAACGAGGTAGAGACTTCATCCTTACAGCAGCAACTGTCAGAATTGACGTCAGTTGTTAGGCAATTAGCCATGAGAGACGCGCCGCGAGCGAAGGTGTGTGGAATATGCACTAGCATGGACCATTGCACAGACTCGTGCCCCATTTTGCAAGAGGACGGGGCGAAACAGGTAAACATGGCCGGAGGCGTGCCCGCGCCCCGTAGGCAGTACGACCCATACTCCAATACGTACAATCCGGGCTGGAGGGACCATCCCAATCTCAGTTATGGGAACAGGCAACAAAATGCATTTCCAAATCGTCCACCAGGATTCCACCAGCCATGGCAACCAAAATCGCTACCCTCGTCCTCCAACTCAGGAAGTTCTCTAGAGGACCTAGTCAAAAACCTGGCCACGACTACTACCAACCTGGCCACGACTACTACCCAGCTTCAACAGGAGATCAGATCCTTAGCCGCGAATACCGCGCAGCTCCAGCAGGACACCAAAGCTGACAAGAAGGACCAAGACGTTCGAATAAGCCAACTGGCAACTGCCATCAACCGCTTGGAGTCCCACGTTTATGGGAAACTACCATCGCAACCCGAGGTAAATCCCAGGAAT GTACCCAAGTAcgcaaagttcttgaaagatttgtgcgttaacaaaagaaagctaaggggTGATGAAAGAGTGATGGTGGGAGAGAATGTATCAGCTGTACTTCAGAGGAAACTCCCACCCAAATGcggagatccag GACCTTTAAAAGAAACGgggataataattcaattggctGATCGTACATGTGCTTATCCGGATGGAATAGTTGAGGATGTTTTAGTGCAAgtagatggattaatttttcctgctgatttttatgtgctttacATGGATGATAGAAGTGCCCCAAATCCATCACCCATTATATTAGGAATACCATTTTTGAGTACTGCCCAGACTAAAATTGATGTTAGTAAGG AATTTTCTAAGTTTGCTTATAGGGGTAAATTCAAGGTTGCTGCGAACAAGTCCTATAGGATGAAAGCAATTCATGAG ACTTCTCCTCTTTGTTTTGGTCGAGCCTTCGCCGCCCACCTCGCACCGCCGTCGCCGCCGCTTGCCATCGCTGTCCGCCGCCACTGGCGCCCCTGCCTCGCGCGCCCAGCAAGCCCCCGCTACCCGGATCTCCAAGAGACTGTCCATGAGCATAACACCCAACTGTCAAGGATAGATGGCCGTCTTACGGCGCTCCAGGTTTTCGCCCGTATTCAAGCAGAGAATCAAGCGGCTTTCTATGCTCATATTGGCTTCCAGCCGCCGCATCCGCCGTCTCCTTAG